One Plasmodium vivax chromosome 13, whole genome shotgun sequence genomic region harbors:
- a CDS encoding hypothetical protein, conserved (encoded by transcript PVX_084295A; Apicoplast targeted protein. Curated by Stuart Ralph, Walter and Eliza Hall Institute of Medical Research, Australia.), whose protein sequence is MLRQLLVLLVVASKKANALVSPRKMSHLHARLNESIRFFHKSPSSSGWHQKRNNPHQAYIKQPLFHIHQRKINYLKNGSGIYSKYYNNEPVYNTYNPILNYEVLDLVKVFGRLAEHGQYESFNIAVDVGVNEEERLNGPDGQHGQTKRNTSWLYKILAILKFKNLYEHHKRGHWYWHFSQHGKMNFADFKKHLFLLKFKWPKDSLFPTYNIFLFERGLSKNADSPLIRSKVENYIQRQEINENLLKSCFFCFSEGKEYITARDILNTFLGWKKKGDKNERKERDTNFFSFFKKATPEEDSIDWFTFKNKIDACTIRMHEGKK, encoded by the coding sequence ATGTTGAGGCAACTGCTCGTCCTGCTGGTCGTTGCCTCGAAGAAAGCCAACGCACTAGTGAGCCCAAGGAAGATGAGCCACCTGCATGCCAGACTGAACGAAAGTATTCGCTTCTTTCACAAAAGTCCCTCGTCCAGTGGGTGGCaccaaaaaagaaacaaccCACACCAGGCGTACATAAAGCAACCGCTCTTTCACATACAccagagaaaaataaattacctaaaaaatggaagtggCATTTATTCCAAATATTACAATAACGAGCCCGTCTACAATACATATAAcccaattttaaattatgagGTGCTCGATTTGGTGAAGGTGTTCGGGAGGTTAGCTGAGCATGGGCAGTACGAGTCCTTCAACATTGCCGTTGACGTGGGGGTAAACGAGGAGGAGAGACTGAATGGCCCTGATGGGCAACACGGTCAGACGAAAAGGAATACCTCCTGGCTATACAAAATTCTagccattttaaaattcaaaaatttgtatGAACATCACAAAAGAGGACATTGGTACTGGCATTTCTCACAGCATGGAAAAATGAACTTTgcagattttaaaaaacatttatttttgctaaaaTTTAAATGGCCAAAAGATTCCCTCTTCCCAACGTACAatatcttcctcttcgaaAGAGGGCTAAGTAAAAATGCGGACTCCCCACTGATAAGGAGCAAAGTAGAAAATTACATACAGCGGCAAGAAATAAACGAAAATTTACTGAAAAGTTGTTTCTTCTGCTTTTCGGAAGGAAAGGAATACATAACTGCGCgggatattttaaataccttccttgggtggaaaaaaaaaggggataaaaaTGAGAGGAAAGAGAGGGATACcaatttcttttccttttttaagaaagCCACACCGGAGGAGGACTCCATCGATTGGTTCAccttcaaaaataaaatcgacGCGTGCACGATTAGGATGcacgaggggaagaagtaa
- a CDS encoding hypothetical protein, conserved (encoded by transcript PVX_084300A) — translation MNIINYLYNKSKSIYHRNISAYNYNNIENENLISNFVEISNGYSNQSCSSKSSSRTLMLGDRNVRTGRRKKGRGERPAVGLAAGLAVGSAVGSATVTPSTAARVTTAQGDRVDRAKNPAGREDDPGKKNQSYEFNVHNIGFDAKVYKNRCDGVCVLNDNIYIFDKIKKCIYLYTPYNNVWYIFLNICEELSVNKNGNLELTNFYLSRPEQTIEGSFNHLSNISFMNYTDVVYLNNCIFIISSNCHFMNFCKVNMLNMNTLFGTIVVESEQSNLADFEQLLRMCSVGETEEKEKGNADDDEVVHMGGPSSWDVKPGGSSPLQGEASRPKGTNPAVSSVERTMRSEGAVAVEREHTLGGYPKRGDGHRGSCYTHNRFADGDAPTRRSGSHDSHCDEYVSGISEFSEFCEFSEFCEFSEIFPNEEKNLFKKMKRLIKARDFFSICSVSESSYSLIYLFGGKGSTVKRANEYVDIIYNDLYVYDFYRNRWMELYQYRRGGGGCAPGEQTEREQPCEEQTSREQPWEENSLLRTHMEEPTANRGGRSNPSYFKPGDTASPAGTQNGRLIENNTTNAEKCFSDSFFLLTSNDPFGNDNTAQLSTAKMEGGAANQMDSLHRNVGTVDSMATVSTSTAERKSDSFVHAKGESWDRNLMSGNRREVAKTEEEEAKDTCSDLYSLIFDTHEEATHGKAKNAERGSIHREVTPMEGPQQTRTNIYHERKDPPCKDCMQGKKCKYICDLITNGVKIKSIHWLGKRAGHSCTYYKNNLYIFGGISYYSFNSNKINLNFCDNLFLYNIQSNECFEILAKGSIPEKRYRHGCVILNDYMFIIGGECKSSSLPRNDLFFYNFKTSVWTEVVINSKVGSHSLYKTVWLENFGSIYMFGSSILRLTKKNFQYTPSYKNNQKRVDSRRF, via the coding sequence ATGAATATTATTAACTACCTTTACAATAAGAGCAAGAGCATATACCACCGAAACATCAGCGCGTAcaattacaataatatagAGAATGAGAATTTGATTAGCAATTTTGTGGAGATCAGTAACGGGTACAGCAACCAGAGCTGCTCGTCCAAGTCGTCCTCGCGGACGTTGATGCTGGGCGACAGGAATGTGCGCACGGGGCGCAGGAAGAAGGGCCGGGGGGAGCGCCCCGCGGTtgggttagcggcggggttGGCGGTTGGGTCAGCGGTTGGGTCAGCGACGGTCACCCCTTCCACCGCGGCGAGAGTGACCACTGCGCAGGGCGACCGCGTGGACCGGGCGAAGAACCCCGCCGGCAGGGAAGACGACCcggggaagaagaaccaaAGTTACGAATTTAATGTTCACAACATCGGCTTCGACGCAAAGGTGTACAAAAACAGGTGCGATGGAGTCTGCGTCCTGaatgataatatttacattttcgataaaataaaaaagtgtattTACCTGTACACCCCATATAACAACGTGTGGTACATTTTCTTAAACATATGTGAAGAGCTATCGGTGAATAAAAACGGCAACTTGGAACTGaccaatttttatttgagcAGACCGGAACAGACCATCGAAGGGAGCTTTAATCACCTGAGCAATATTTCGTTTATGAATTACACAGATGTGGTGTACCTTAATAATTGTATCTTCATCATTAGCAGTAACTGTCACTTTATGAATTTCTGCAAAGTGAATATGCTCAATATGAATACTCTCTTTGGCACCATTGTGGTGGAGTCCGAGCAGAGTAACCTCGCTGATTTTGAGCAGCTGTTGCGGATGTGCAGCGTGGGTGAGacggaggaaaaggagaagggcaACGCTGATGACGATGAAGTTGTCCACATGGGGGGGCCCTCCAGTTGGGATGTGAAGCCGGGCGGGTCCTCTCCCCTGCAGGGGGAGGCAAGCAGGCCGAAGGGCACCAACCCTGCCGTTTCGTCCGTGGAGCGGACCATGCGTAGTGAGGGAGCGGTTGCCGTGGAGCGAGAACACACCCTGGGTGGTTACCCAAAAAGAGGCGATGGTCACCGTGGAAGCTGCTATACCCACAACCGCTTTGCCGATGGAGACGCGCCAACCCGGCGCAGCGGCAGCCACGACAGCCACTGCGACGAGTACGTCAGCGGGATTTCCGAATTTTCTGAATTTTGCGAATTTTCCGAATTCTGCGAGTTTTCTGAGATTTTTCCAAACGAAGAGAagaatctttttaaaaaaatgaagaggctGATAAAGGCCCGAGACTTCTTCTCCATCTGCAGCGTCAGCGAGAGTTCCTACTCTTTGATTTACCTCTTTGGGGGCAAGGGCAGCACCGTCAAAAGGGCCAACGAATACGTTGACATCATTTACAACGATTTGTACGTCTACGATTTTTACCGAAACAGGTGGATGGAGTTGTACCAGTACAGGAGGGGCGGTGGGGGATGTGCCCCCGGGGAGCAGACAGAAAGGGAGCAACCGTGCGAGGAGCAGACAAGCAGAGAACAACCGTGGGAGGAAAACTCTCTTTTACGCACCCATATGGAAGAACCCACCGCAAACAGAGGAGGTAGGAGCAACCCGTCTTATTTCAAACCGGGTGATACTGCCTCCCCCGCGGGTACACAGAACGGGCGCCTCATAGAAAACAACACCACCAACgcagaaaaatgttttagCGATAGTTTTTTTCTGCTAACTTCTAATGACCCGTTTGGAAATGATAACACCGCGCAGTTGAGTACGGCTAAGAtggaggggggggcggcaaatCAGATGGACAGCCTACACCGCAACGTAGGCACGGTGGATAGCATGGCCACCGTTTCTACGTCCACTGCGGAGAGGAAGAGCGATTCGTTTGTTCACGCGAAAGGCGAATCATGGGATAGGAATCTGATGAGTGGAAACCGCAGAGAAGTTGCGAAgacagaggaggaagaggccaAGGACACCTGCTCAGATCTGTACAGCCTCATTTTTGACACTCATGAGGAGGCTACGCATGGAAAGGCTAAAAATGCAGAGCGTGGAAGTATCCACCGCGAAGTCACCCCCATGGAGGGCCCCCAACAAACACGAACAAACATCTACCATGAGCGTAAGGACCCACCGTGCAAAGACTGCAtgcaggggaagaagtgcaaatatatatgcgACCTTATAACAAACGGAGTGAAAATCAAAAGCATCCACTGGCTTGGAAAACGAGCAGGACATTCCTGCAcgtattataaaaacaacCTGTATATATTTGGAGGCATCAGCTATTACAGCTTTAATagcaacaaaataaatttaaatttttgcgacaatttatttttgtacaataTACAGTCGAATGAATGCTTTGAAATTCTGGCAAAGGGAAGCATCCCGGAGAAGAGGTACCGGCATGGGTGCGTCATCCTTAATGATTATATGTTCATTATTGGTGGAGAGTGTAAGAGCTCCTCTTTACCAAGAaacgatttatttttttacaattttaaaaccTCTGTGTGGACCGAAGTTGTTATTAATTCCAAGGTGGGGTCTCATTCCCTGTACAAGACGGTGTGGCTAGAGAACTTCGGTTCGATCTACATGTTCGGCTCTTCCATTCTGCGCCTCACGAAGAAGAACTTCCAGTACACCCCGTCGTACAAGAATAACCAGAAGAGGGTGGACAGCCGGCGCTTCTGA
- a CDS encoding hypothetical protein, conserved (encoded by transcript PVX_084305A) has product MNEANNRGRSRQRRNNNNGINAEDSENNNFILNDDGMFIDDNDSLEDECITPKDDEDNVNSRRKRTDRLNRNENKNMANERGESNNGSGSLGRGANNPHAQQQAHEQYGNRHPEGSNSSVLINGDLPNSGLPNSGLPNSGLPNSGLPNSGLPNSDLPNSDLPNDTAQSITGNTRNGLFVFNGDNILGGYDGIGGSGMRGVSQGLLDGVAAGVALNVGANVASNVASNIPANVVAGISGHMADGEGRKNDPLSHPHGGERDDVFVNGSSNYFVQNGVHAESNHADEVGDAREDAAVEHLEEHLEEQHEQYDQLSRENHANALMQGAQLSEVQARENIKKKDDEVERNMLHLVEHEQLNDELVVASILNNANLVDTSPFVNTLSSAVGGVPTGDSSLQGVGAQGSAVALPTGGLTVESFIQCLKRELTCPICLDYFYLPVTMNCGHTFCRYCIGHNKLNGKNCPLCRQALGHTVCINTIISNLVRIYNLRRKSIKIYKSIEIVNTVDEIWWNENFIKPQVSVPLFLRIFLNDMISVPVFFDDLTACIVDFFTVNNLWSKAKWVFNINDCKIFSELIGYDKDNKEVTNDRLHAWVENYITQNPSMCIRKDEKIILKIIQDRTHKIDSQFFDSSALPNRLPWDGGRHVKSLIHMPHSSVSLSHLIFVKAENNNIGVVDCGSTIGTMIKVNNNHVLKEGDIIHIGDRLEVTVSIDKNTAGMPYKGYVWDKKSNKVLDRHELNELMKEKGKEGGEDADRERAVNARENEVDAEQREEAGAEVGAEAGADPTAERPQERIPEQAADRAADATDPANNGSEDNIPSYCENIESNLLIKFDFGTVKDEVTLKTEYIDPKGVVLGRGPYAQSSYKKLSVTNSNGYVSREHCLIYYDGTKPVGERWLLRDTSTLGTFLKIPPFSDPVALPVGSIFKAGQCKIEVCSRDSAQFAQHPARSISLLNANNRPNMGPPNPDDGRNNNNGSGNANNQNNSGGGGSGGGSAGGNGNSGGSGGGSGSGDGHERGSGGQSRGGNHHGSGRSNNRNQPNRGGMNHNLMFARCGERIDPSSNDSSSVESLRGYDYREQYHHHHHHHPLDEHNGGGGGGYWVFNGSALRNDRRGRRSYNVPNNGNFASLPNRVTMARSNHDGSGGIGGISGSGCISGSNSACVSARGAHHQQQQHQNPLHQYQQYHHQPQQQQHNRDTYFYNYLQHRVSHQGNDEGLTNSNDGNENSDNENGNNGSPNGGIDDARNNDSANGANGPSGANGASGPSSSQNTRHHGSGSSTTNRYNGHMSRHHGGHTNRDGDDRANRRSHGNNLLNEMLSVNAERSRMHREGYYNAPLGSSFVDVSYGEVVPQRHFHHASHNGSLYVHGMCRINPVVCSAPTAGANLFRSNSFKSCQRGRVQYVEASPSRYHRGGINRRHQMEVRRDEEGEDPNGESHQSGDSNDEGLLLNGGVVNQFQRSNDSIVPYKNTRSTSSCERKMSMHPHKKSNKGGNDVVDARKGLVYWSPVSEGCWNVVNERDFLGNNVSSDLACSACGRRGNYCKPESVYKKKRHHAETFMYSSLSTVEEEEEERGNSLTEGENLSGGAKADEQGESGIQDEEDHCDGRSDSNLDGSCGLSCDPCRDASREDDVSTKNINTTAAQTGIFNEIEPLKLIYDYIHGIGTNEFDSSGINRRLIWEENEEMMNLLNSSNVKTKKINSLNIFPMVHLPLHHVEHRQAEEDPLEGKENTKRVLHTESDISCEHNGMLPSIKMSN; this is encoded by the coding sequence atgaacgaggCGAACAACAGAGGAAGAAGCCGACAGCGTAGAAATAACAACAACGGAATTAACGCGGAAGATAgcgaaaataataatttcattCTGAATGACGATGGTATGTTCATCGACGATAATGACTCGTTAGAGGATGAATGTATCACTCCAAAAGACGATGAAGATAACGTCAACTCTAGAAGAAAGAGAACAGATAGATTAAACCgaaacgaaaataaaaacatggCGAACGAGAGAGGAGAGTCCAACAATGGTAGCGGCAGCTTGGGCCGCGGCGCCAACAACCCCCATGCGCAGCAACAGGCGCACGAGCAGTACGGCAATCGACACCCGGAGGGCAGCAATTCCAGCGTGCTCATAAATGGCGATCTCCCGAATAGCGGCCTTCCGAATAGCGGCCTCCCGAATAGCGGCCTTCCGAATAGCGGCCTTCCGAATAGCGGCCTCCCGAATAGCGATCTCCCCAATAGCGACCTTCCTAACGACACAGCGCAGAGCATCACGGGCAACACCCGAAACGGGCTCTTCGTTTTCAACGGAGACAACATCCTGGGTGGCTACGACGGCATTGGGGGCAGCGGCATGCGCGGTGTGAGCCAGGGCCTGCTCGACGGCGTAGCCGCAGGAGTAGCGCTAAATGTGGGCGCGAACGTAGCCTCGAACGTAGCCTCAAACATCCCCGCGAACGTAGTTGCGGGCATCTCGGGCCACATGGCGGACGgcgaaggaagaaagaaCGACCCCCTGAGCCACCCCCACGGGGGCGAGAGGGACGACGTGTTCGTGAACGGATCGAGCAACTACTTCGTGCAGAACGGCGTGCACGCGGAGAGCAACCACGCGGACGAAGTGGGAGATGCGCGCGAGGATGCGGCGGTGGAGCATCTGGAGGAGCATCTGGAGGAGCAGCATGAGCAGTATGACCAACTGAGCAGAGAAAACCACGCGAACGCCCTGATGCAAGGAGCCCAGTTGAGCGAAGTCCAGGCaagagaaaatataaaaaagaaggacgACGAGGTGGAAAGAAATATGCTGCACCTGGTGGAGCACGAGCAACTGAATGACGAACTAGTAGTGGCATCAATTCTTAACAATGCAAACCTGGTGGACACAAGCCCCTTTGTAAACACATTAAGTAGTGCAGTAGGAGGAGTACCGACGGGGGATTCTTCCCTCCAGGGGGTAGGAGCCCAAGGATCAGCAGTAGCTCTCCCTACAGGAGGACTAACAGTCGAAAGTTTCATACAGTGTCTGAAGAGAGAACTCACATGCCCCATATGTCTAGACTATTTCTACCTCCCCGTAACGATGAACTGTGGGCACACCTTTTGCCGCTACTGCATAGGCCACAACAAACTGAATGGAAAGAATTGCCCTCTGTGTAGACAAGCCCTAGGACACACCGTATGCATTAACACAATTATTTCAAATCTAGTACGCATATATAATTTGAGAAGAAAGTCcatcaaaatatataagtCGATCGAAATAGTAAACACCGTGGATGAAATCTGGTGGAATGAAAACTTCATTAAACCCCAAGTGAGTGTCCCCCTCTTTCTACGTATCTTTCTGAACGATATGATTTCCGTGCCTGTCTTTTTTGATGACCTCACTGCCTGCATTGTAGATTTCTTCACAGTAAATAATTTGTGGTCAAAAGCCAAGTGGGTATTTAACATTAACGACTGTAAAATATTTAGCGAGCTGATTGGGTACGATAAGGACAATAAGGAAGTGACGAATGATAGGCTACACGCATGGGTGGAAAACTACATCACACAGAACCCTTCCATGTGCATTAGGAAAGatgagaaaataattttaaagatCATTCAAGATAGAACCCATAAAATTGATAGCCAATTTTTCGACTCATCTGCTCTACCGAATAGGTTGCCTTGGGATGGAGGGAGACATGTTAAGAGTTTAATTCATATGCCCCATTCATCCGTCTCCCTATCGCACCTTATATTTGTGAAGGCAGAAAATAACAACATTGGGGTAGTGGATTGTGGGTCTACCATTGGCACCATGATTAAGGTGAATAACAACCACGTGTTGAAGGAGGGAGATATCATCCACATAGGGGACCGACTGGAAGTTACCGTATCGATAGATAAAAACACGGCCGGTATGCCCTACAAAGGGTACGTGTGGGATAAGAAGTCCAATAAGGTGCTTGACAGGCATGAGCTAAACGAGCTGATGAAGGAGAAGGGCAAGGAAGGAGGCGAGGACGCAGACAGGGAGAGGGCAGTCAACGCTAGAGAAAATGAAGTCGACGCGGAACagagggaagaagcgggagCTGAAGTGGGAGCCGAAGCGGGAGCCGACCCCACTGCGGAACGTCCCCAAGAAAGGATCCCCGAACAAGCCGCCGACCGAGCGGCAGATGCAACGGACCCCGCCAACAACGGGAGCGAAGATAACATCCCCTCATATTGCGAAAATATCGAGTCCAATTTGCTCATCAAATTTGACTTTGGAACGGTAAAGGATGAAGTCACTTTGAAAACGGAGTATATAGATCCTAAGGGAGTAGTCCTAGGGAGAGGTCCCTATGCGCAGTCCAGTTACAAAAAACTGTCCGTTACCAATTCGAATGGGTACGTATCTAGAGAGCACTGCTTAATATACTATGATGGAACCAAGCCCGTTGGAGAAAGATGGCTTCTGAGGGACACTAGTACCTTGGGAACGTTCTTAAAAATCCCGCCCTTTTCTGATCCCGTCGCTCTACCCGTGGGTTCTATCTTTAAAGCCGGCCAATGCAAAATTGAAGTTTGTTCTCGGGACAGCGCCCAATTTGCGCAGCACCCGGCCAGGTCCATTTCGCTGCTCAACGCGAACAACCGACCGAACATGGGCCCGCCCAACCCCGACGACGGTCGCAACAACAACAATGGAAGTGGCAACGCAAACAATCAGAACAACTCCGGtgggggtggaagcggcggagggaGCGCTGGTGGCAATGGTAACAGCGGCGGAAGCGGCGGCGGAAGCGGAAGTGGTGATGGCCACGAAAGGGGAAGTGGCGGACAGAGCCGCGGAGGCAACCACCACGGCAGCGGCAGAAGCAACAACCGTAATCAGCCAAACCGAGGAGGCATGAATCACAACCTCATGTTTGCCAGATGCGGAGAAAGAATAGATCCCAGTAGTAATGACAGCAGTAGTGTAGAGAGCTTGCGGGGGTACGACTATAGGGAGCAGtaccaccaccaccatcaTCATCACCCCCTTGATGAGCATaacgggggaggaggcgGCGGCTACTGGGTGTTTAATGGGAGTGCTCTGCGGAACGATCGGAGGGGTCGAAGGTCCTATAATGTGCCGAACAACGGCAACTTTGCCAGCCTGCCCAACAGAGTGACCATGGCGAGAAGCAACCATGACGGTAGTGGCGGCATTGGCGGTATTAGCGGCAGTGGCTGCATTAGCGGCAGTAACAGCGCCTGCGTGAGTGCTCGCGGCGCGCACcatcagcagcagcagcaccaGAACCCCCTTCACCAGTACCAGCAGTACCACCACCAGCcgcagcagcaacagcaCAACCGGGACACGTACTTCTATAACTACCTCCAACACAGGGTCAGCCACCAAGGGAACGACGAAGGATTGACGAACAGCAACGACGGCAATGAAAACAGCGATAATGAAAACGGGAACAACGGATCCCCGAATGGCGGCATCGATGACGCGAGGAACAACGACAGTGCGAATGGAGCCAATGGCCCCAGCGGTGCGAATGGAGCGAGTGGCCCCAGCAGCAGTCAAAACACGCGTCACCACGGCAGTGGAAGTAGTACCACCAATCGTTACAATGGGCATATGAGTCGACATCACGGAGGGCACACCAACCGCGATGGAGACGACCGAGCCAATCGACGTTCCCACGGAAACAACCTCCTCAACGAGATGCTCAGCGTTAACGCTGAAAGGAGTCGAATGCACAGAGAAGGCTACTACAATGCGCCTTTAGGAAGTAGCTTCGTAGACGTGAGCTACGGAGAAGTCGTCCCTCAGAGGCACTTCCACCACGCAAGCCACAATGGAAGTCTGTACGTGCATGGCATGTGCAGAATCAACCCAGTAGTATGCAGTGCTCCCACCGCAGGAGCGAACCTTTTTCGAAGCAACAGCTTTAAGTCCTGCCAGAGAGGCAGAGTGCAGTATGTGGAGGCGAGTCCCAGTCGTTACCACCGTGGTGGTATAAATCGGAGGCACCAAATGGAAGTGAGAAGGGATGAGGAAGGTGAagacccaaatggggagagccACCAAAGTGGTGACTCGAATGATGAGGGACTCCTTCTAAACGGGGGCGTAGTGAACCAATTCCAAAGGAGTAATGACTCCATCGTCCCGTATAAAAACACTCGTAGTACCTCCAGCTGTGAGAGGAAGATGAGCATGCACCCGCACAAGAAGAGCAACAAGGGAGGCAACGATGTAGTAGACGCTCGCAAGGGCTTGGTTTATTGGAGCCCCGTGAGCGAAGGCTGTTGGAATGTCGTGAATGAGAGGGATTTTCTCGGCAACAACGTTTCGAGCGATCTGGCCTGTAGTGCATGTGGACGGAGGGGGAACTACTGCAAGCCGGAGAGCGTCTACAAGAAGAAGAGACATCACGCGGAAACGTTTATGTACAGTAGCCTCTCCaccgtggaggaggaggaagaagagaggGGAAATAGCCTCACCGAGGGGGAAAACCTGAGCGGGGGCGCCAAGGCGGACGAGCAGGGGGAGTCGGGCATCCAAGATGAGGAGGACCACTGCGATGGAAGAAGCGATTCCAATTTGGATGGCAGCTGCGGTCTTAGCTGCGATCCCTGCCGCGATGCCAGCCGCGAGGACGACGTGAGCACGAAGAACATCAACACCACCGCAGCCCAGACGGGCATCTTTAACGAAATTGAGCCGCTCAAATTGATTTACGACTACATCCACGGAATAGGGACCAACGAGTTTGACAGCTCTGGCATCAACCGAAGACTCATATGGGAAGAAAACGAGGAAATGATGAACCTGCTAAATAGCTCCAACGTGAagaccaaaaaaattaactctCTGAACATATTCCCCATGGTGCATCTGCCTCTCCACCACGTTGAGCATAGGCAGGCGGAGGAAGACCCCCTcgagggaaaagaaaacacgAAAAGAGTGTTACACACGGAAAGTGACATTTCTTGTGAACATAATGGGATGCTTCCTTCCATAAAGATGAGTAACTGA
- a CDS encoding hypothetical protein, conserved (encoded by transcript PVX_084310A) gives MSEQEIIAEDTSNTNAESEVDEQAELLEKKTAQELFDMGTLEFKENKNFDVAAERFSMAVEKKVKELNAEGSIHVDLCEYYLSFADALLTKEEEKNDLFEFLKKRKKIEVSDTEEDSAEKEEVTDEQLAFEMFEFARKCYELLVEEKKEEVSKKDILNYTYVFIRLGDISLLNHFFEEALKEYQKCVELREKHKVGDENLIAPLISLSQSYMFCGKRKEAVEYFEKVKKILLDVRQKTTPLPDNTNEKIIRDTYDDVQIQINDLKRQIEEEGEEGKELGSQTIAKELVVTTKSEFDKAVLNKENNEVTKITISTVNDDEQGTKRRRINLSNYKN, from the exons ATGTCAG AACAAGAAATAATTGCCGAAGATACCTCCAACACAAATGCTGAATCGGAAGTGGACGAACAGGCGG AACTCCTGGAGAAGAAAACGGCACAGGAACTGTTCGACATGGGGACCCTAGAATTTAAGGAGAACAAAAACTTCGACGTTGCAGCGGAGAGATTTTCCATGGCCGTGGAGAAGAA AGTGAAAGAATTAAACGCAGAAGGGAGCATCCACGTCGACTTGTGTGAATACTACCTGTCCTTTGCTGACGCCCTGCTGACcaaggaagaagagaaaaacgaTCTTTTCGAGTTCTTGAAAAAAA ggaaaaaaatcgagGTGTCCGACACGGAGGAGGATTCAGCTGAGAAGGAAGAAGTCACGGACGAGCAG CTTGCCTTTGAGATGTTCGAATTTGCAAGAAAATGTTACGAACTCCTAGTggaagagaagaaggaggaggtgtCGAAGAAGGACATTTTGAATTACACCTACGTGTTTATTCGCCTTGGGGACATCAGCTTATTGAACCACTTTTTCGAGGAGGCCTTGAAG gagTACCAAAAGTGCGTGGAGCTGCGGGAGAAGCACAAGGTGGGAGATGAGAACCTGATCGCCCCCCTGATCTCCCTGTCGCAGAGCTACATGTTCTGtggaaagagaaaagaagcTGTGGAGTATTTCGAAAAGGTAAAGAAGATCCTGCTGGACGTGCGACAGAAAACCACCCCGCTGCCTGACAACACAAACGAGAAGATTATACGGGACACATACGACGATGTGCAAATACAAATTAATGACTTGAAGAGACAAATAGAGGAGGAGGGCGAGGAAGGAAAGGAGTTGGGAAGCCAAACCATTGCCAAGGAGTTGGTGGTCACGACAAAG tCCGAATTCGACAAGGCCGTGCTGAACAAGGAAAACAACGAAGTTACCAAAATCACCATTTCCACGGTGAATGATGACGAGCAGGGAACCAAGAGAAGAAGGATCAACTTGTCTAATTATAAGAATTAG
- a CDS encoding glyoxalase II, putative (encoded by transcript PVX_084315A): protein MSSRLFFERGLFSSGNIHSTRFTKKDKKYFIVKKPDICTNVIIVPMYRDNYAYIFYDDKDEGVAVDPSDHNVVNEIAEMEKIKIKNVLCTHKHADHNGGNSYFFNKKINVYGIKEKDNKYINSNLQNVKTFQINNFKISTFLSHFHCNNHISYLVENAQKDSSKKKIFFTGDFLFICGLGKNFEGNNFDLHNSVRNLKSLQKDAANIYVFCGHEYTQDNVKFALSVDGVNPHLAAFHQQLLANEDLLPTVPSLLQDEFAYNPFLRCDEEYIQNEIKKYAKRNHYVISAKPEYISLLRVMKDNFKCC from the coding sequence ATGTCCAGCAGGCTATTTTTCGAAAGGGGACTTTTCAGCAGTGGTAATATACACAGTACCCGCTTCACcaagaaggacaaaaaatatttcatcgTCAAGAAACCTGACATATGCACAAACGTAATCATCGTGCCCATGTACAGAGACAACTACGCCTACATTTTTTACGACGATAAGGATGAAGGAGTGGCAGTGGACCCAAGTGACCACAACGTCGTTAACGAAATCGcggaaatggaaaaaataaaaataaaaaatgtgctatGCACACATAAACATGCTGACCATAATGGGGGaaatagctattttttcaacaaaaaaattaacgtgTACGgaattaaagaaaaggacaataaatacataaatagcaatcttcaaaatgtaaagactttccaaataaataactttaaaatttccacatttttgtcacATTTTCATTGTAACAATCATATTTCATACTTAGTGGAAAATGCACAAAAGGactcttcaaaaaaaaaaatattttttacgggcgattttttgttcatatgtgGACTGggcaaaaattttgaaggcAATAATTTCGACTTGCATAATTCTGTGCGCAATTTAAAAAGCCTACAAAAGGACGCAGCGAACATTTACGTTTTTTGCGGACATGAATATACACAAGACAATGTGAAGTTTGCGTTAAGTGTAGATGGGGTTAACCCCCATTTGGCTGCCTTTCATCAGCAACTTTTGGCAAACGAAGATCTGCTTCCCACCGTGCCTTCTCTCCTGCAAGATGAATTTGCATACAACCCCTTCTTGCGTTGTGATGAGGAGTACATAcaaaacgaaattaaaaagtacgCCAAAAGGAACCATTACGTCATTAGTGCCAAACCCGAATACATCTCTCTTTTGCGCGTCATGAAGGATAACTTTAAGTGCTGCTGA